The Argentina anserina chromosome 3, drPotAnse1.1, whole genome shotgun sequence genome includes a region encoding these proteins:
- the LOC126788496 gene encoding protein translation factor SUI1 homolog gives MSELDVQIPTAFDPFAEANAEDSGAGTKEYVHIRVQQRNGRKSLTTVQGLKKDFSYNKILKDLKKEFCCNGTVVQDPELGQVIQLQGDQRKNVSAFLVTAGIVKKDNIKIHGF, from the exons ATGTCTGAGCTCGACGTCCAGATTCCTACTGCCTTTG ATCCCTTTGCTGAGGCAAATGCTGAGGACTCAGGTGCTGGGACAAAAGAGTATGTGCACATCCGTGTACAGCAACGGAACGGAAGAAAAAGCCTGACAACTGTGCAGGGACTGAAGAAGGATTTCAGCTACAACAAGATACTCAAGGACCTCAAGAAGGAGTTTTGCTGCAATGGTACTGTAGTCCAGGACCCCGAACTAGGGCAG GTCATTCAACTTCAAGGTGATCAGCGAAAGAACGTATCTGCCTTCCTAGTCACG GCCGGCATTGTAAAGAAAGACAACATCAAAATTCATGGTTTCTGA